A DNA window from Castanea sativa cultivar Marrone di Chiusa Pesio chromosome 7, ASM4071231v1 contains the following coding sequences:
- the LOC142644347 gene encoding uncharacterized protein LOC142644347, with protein MTFANERLRKAYIALQALKKAIYSDPLNTTGNWVGADVCAYNGVFCAPALDDPKLSVVAGVDLNHADIAGYLPVELGLLTDLALFHINSNRFCGIIPESLSRLTLMFEFDASNNRFVGKFPNVVLTWPELKYLDLRFNDFEGKLPPELFEKDLDALFLNNNRFISTIPNTLGKSKVSVVSFANNKFSGCIPRSIGDMGNTLNEILFIGNNLGGCFPPEIGLLNNVTVFAASSNGFIGTLPKSLSGLKNVEELDISNNKLTGYVPDNVCKLPNLANFTFSYNYFSGEAQACVPSQKTQDVVLNDTSNCLPGRPKQKSTKMCFPVVTRPVDCSKNCGGSSHPSPKPSPPKSNPTPSPTPSPSPKPTPTPKPSPTPTPKPSPVPVPAPAPGPDPYDNSPGERYRPPPPPSPSPSPSPPPPVHSPPPPVHSPPPPSPPPPVHSPPPPPPPVHSPPPPVFSPPPPIHSPPPPPPVYAPPPPVHSPPPPPPPVHSPPPPVHSPPPPVHSPPPPVHSPPPPVHSPPPPVHSPPPPVHSPPPPVYSPPPPVHSPPPPVHSPPPPVHSPPPPVHLPPPPVHSPPPPVHSPPPPVYSPPPPVHSPPPPVHSPPPPVHSPPPPVHSPPPPVHSPPPPVHSPPPPVHSPPPPVHSPPPPVHSPPPPVHSPPPPVHSPPPPVHSPPPPVHSPPPPVHSPPPPVHSPPPPVHSPPPPVASPPPPVPVISPPPPEIILPPSTGFQYSSPPPPLYPGY; from the coding sequence ATGACCTTTGCCAATGAAAGGCTCCGAAAAGCTTACATCGCACTTCAGGCATTGAAAAAGGCCATCTACTCTGATCCACTTAACACAACCGGCAATTGGGTTGGTGCTGATGTTTGTGCATATAACGGAGTCTTTTGTGCTCCAGCCCTTGATGACCCCAAATTGAGCGTTGTTGCTGGTGTTGATCTTAACCATGCTGACATTGCGGGATACCTTCCAGTTGAGTTGGGACTCTTGACCGATCTTGCACTATTCCACATTAACTCAAACAGGTTTTGTGGAATTATCCCAGAGAGTTTGTCAAGGCTTACACTTATGTTTGAGTTTGATGCTAGCAACAACCGCTTTGTTGGCAAATTCCCTAACGTAGTCCTCACATGGCCAGAGCTCAAGTATCTTGATCTCAGGTTCAATGACTTCGAAGGGAAATTGCCTCCAGAACTCTTTGAGAAGGATTTGGATGCATTGTTCTTAAACAACAATCGGTTCATATCCACCATCCCCAACACATTAGGCAAATCCAAGGTTTCTGTTGTGAGCTTTGCAAACAACAAGTTCAGCGGTTGCATTCCACGTTCCATTGGGGACATGGGAAACACCTTGAATGAGATCCTATTCATAGGCAATAACCTTGGTGGTTGCTTCCCTCCAGAAATTGGTTTGCTTAACAATGTGACAGTGTTTGCTGCAAGCTCTAACGGGTTCATTGGTACCTTGCCAAAAAGCCTGTCAGGGCTAAAGAATGTAGAGGAATTGGACATTTCAAATAACAAGCTGACAGGTTATGTGCCTGATAATGTTTGCAAATTGCCCAACTTAGCGAACTTTACCTTCTCTTATAACTACTTCAGTGGGGAGGCTCAAGCATGTGTGCCATCTCAAAAGACGCAAGATGTGGTGTTGAATGACACAAGCAATTGTTTGCCAGGAAGGCCTAAGCAAAAGTCAACCAAGATGTGTTTCCCAGTGGTGACTCGACCTGTGGATTGCAGCAAGAACTGTGGTGGCTCCTCTCATCCATCTCCAAAACCATCACCACCTAAATCTAACCCAACTCCATCTCCAACACCATCTCCATCTCCAAAACCAACTCCAACTCCAAAACCAtctccaactccaactccaaaACCATCTCCTGTACCAGTACCAGCACCAGCACCAGGACCAGACCCATATGACAATTCACCTGGCGAAAGGTACCGcccacctccaccaccatcaccatcaccatcaccatcaccccCACCACCAGTTCACTCTCCTCCACCACCAGtccactcaccaccaccaccatcaccacctcCACCAGTTCACTCTccacccccaccaccaccaccagtccaTTCACCACCTCCACCAGTATTCTCACCTCCCCCACCAATCCACTCACCCCCACCTCCACCACCAGTGTACGCACCTCCACCTCCGGTCCactctccaccaccaccaccacccccaGTCCATTCACCACCACCCCCAGTTCActctccaccaccaccagtccattctcctcctcctccagtgCACTCACCCCCACCACCAGTtcactcaccaccaccaccagtccaCTCTCCTCCACCTCCTGTGCACTCTCCACCTCCCCCAGTTTActctccaccaccaccagtccACTCACCCCCACCTCCAGTTCActctccaccaccaccagtccACTCTCCACCACCTCCGGTGCACTTACCCCCACCACCGGTGCACTCCCCTCCACCTCCAGTGCACTCACCCCCACCACCAGTCTACTCTCCACCACCTCCGGTGCACTCACCCCCACCACCGGTGCACTCTCCACCACCTCCAGTGCACTCACCCCCACCACCGGTGCACTCCCCTCCACCTCCAGTGCACTCACCCCCACCACCAGTCCACTCTCCACCACCTCCGGTGCACTCACCCCCACCACCGGTGCACTCCCCTCCACCTCCAGTGCACTCACCCCCACCCCCAGTCCACTCTCCACCACCCCCAGTGCACTCACCCCCACCACCAGTGCACTCTCCACCACCCCCAGTACACTCACCCCCACCACCAGTGCACTCTCCACCACCCCCAGTGCACTCTCCCCCACCACCAGTtcactcaccaccaccaccagttgcttctcctcctcctcctgtACCTGTCatttcaccaccaccaccagagATCATCCTCCCACCAAGCACCGGGTTCCAATACTCATCGCCTCCTCCGCCACTATACCCTGGCTACTAA